GTCCAGCCCGAGGTCAGCGTTGATCGCGTTGCACGTGGTTGCCCACTTGGCTTCCAGCTTCAGAGCAGCCGCTTTGAGGTCGGCCGCCGCATCGGCGAACGCCTTGATTTTGGCGTCCGCCTTGGCGGACACATCCAACCCGTCGCAGCCCTTGGCTGCGTTGGCCGCGTCCTCGGCGCTGCTACAGCCGCCCGCGAGCGGAACGACCAGGGCCGCCACCAGGGCGGGACCAGCCAAGAACCGGAAAGAGTTCGTCTTCTTCATAACTCAAGCACTCCTTGTTCCCCTGAATCACCCGAGCGGGCCGAGCCCGCAGGGAAGTTGGACGACCCGGCGCCCAACCCGATGCAAGGCTAACCCGGCGCGGCCGACTGTCCAAACCCCAGCGGACTTTTCGAATGAGGTCGTACGGATAGCGCCCCGCGTCAGAGGGGCGGCCAGCACCCCGTCTGGGGGGACGCGTTGGGGGCGGCAATATTGGCGCCCACGCACTTTTGGTACAGCGGGCTGCCCCCGGCCTGGACCTGCGGCCCGCCGTAGCACTGCATGGCAGCGCCGCCTGGCGTCTGCGGGCAGCCGCCACCGGTGCAGATGGCTTGCTGGACCAGCGGCAAACCGGTGCAGTCACAGCTGGGGGTCAGATCCACGCAGTAGCGCTCGCCGCTGAAGTCGCTCGACAGGCACAGGCCGGTCGGGCAGTCGCCGTCGTCCAAACACGGCTCGCAGCTCTTGCCGGTGCCCTTGCAGCTGCCGAAGCGATGGGCGCAGGTGGCCACGCCCAGGTCCTGGTCCCACACGTCGCAGATGCTGGCGGAGCCCCAGGGGCAGGCGTTGGGTAGGTTCGGGTCGCACTCCACGGTGCAGATCTTGTTGCCCTTGGTGTCCTTGGCGCACACCTGACCCTGGACCGCGAGGCAGTCCGCGTCGGTCTCGCACTCGTTGCAGTACTCGCGCTTGAGGCAGATGTTGCGGAGCAGGGTCAACGGACCGCAGCTGTACTCCTTGCCGTCGCCGATCTTGGCCGCCTCTATGCATTCGGTTCCGGGCGGCGCGCATTTCTTCTTCTCTGCACCACACGCCATAGAAGTGTCCTGACACCCCAAACAGGTATTGGTATTCGTGTCGCACGTCTGTTTCGGGTTCTTGCAGGTACCGTCAGCTTCGCAGGGAAGGTTGGTGGCCACACAGTCCTTGGCGGCCGGAAGAAACCCGCACGCCGCCTCACACGTCACTCGACCTGTTCGCGTCGTAGAGCAGAAGTAACCGGTGGCACAGTCGCTGTCGGCGAGGCACTCGTCCTTCGTGCAGTAAGCGTCCACGTCGCCCGGGCCCGATCCGACGCACAAGAAGCCGTTGGGCTTGTCACAGTCGTCGCACTTGTTCGTCTTCGGATCGCAGAACTGGCTGGGGTTGTCGCACTTGCCCTCGGCGTTGCAGTCCGGCGTGTTGAGCTCGGGGCAGGCGGTGCCGAACTGCCCATCGGGGTAGGCGTCGCCCTGCACGCAATAGTTCACCGTCTGGCCGGGATCCGCAGCGCCCGGCTCGTCCGGATAGAGCTTGCCGCCCGGGGTGCAGTGGCCCACGCCCTTGCAGTCCGCGTGGGTACGGCAGCCCGCGATGGTGCAGGTTCCGTCGACGCACTTGAAGCCGCGCGCGACGTCGCACTCCGCGCTCGTTTCACACGGCTCGAACTGGCCGATGCCGCCGTCGTGATCGGTGAAGGGCGGCTTGTAACAGAAGTATCCATCGGTTGCGGGGTTGGCGACGGTCTGCGCGATGGCGTGCACACAGTTCTTGCCCGCGGCGCAGTCGTCGTTCGTCTGACACGGCTCTGCGCAGTAGTTGTAGAGGCACGCGCTTCCGGGCACCGCGCAGTCCGCCGGGTTGCACTTCTTCTCGCAGCGTCCGTCGGGTGTCTCGTAGCCGTCGCACACCGCGTCCTTGCTGGAGCAGGCGACGGGCACCAGGGAGCCGAGCACCAGCACCGCCGCAATGGCCGCTCGTGCAGGAGTGAGAAGGGATTTCCAGAAACTGCGCATGACCTAGACCTCGAACGGGAGGGCCCGCGGGCCCCGGATCCCCGGTGGATTCAGAAGAAGCATGACCGACCAGCCGCGCTCGGGCCGGCGGGAGGCCCATAACCGGGCCGAGACCGCGAGAAAAGGGGGCACGGCGCCGACTTGACGGGGGCACCCTGCCGGCTAAGCTCTCGAAGGCGCTCTAGCACAGCCAGGGGAAGTGTACCCATGCGAAACATCGTTGCTCTATCCGTGTCCGCCCTCGTCTCCGTGTTCGCCCTCGGAGCCTGCTCGTCGGACGCGGGCTCCAAAGACCAAGTTGCCTTCGATCATGGGGACAACACCGGCGGCAACGCCGTGTCCGCGCCGAGCTTCGAAGCCAAGCCGTATCCCGCTGCTCCCTATGGGACGCAGATCGGTTCGGTAGTCGCACCCTTGGAGTGGCTGGGTTGGAACGATGGCGCACTTTCAGCCTACGACGTGAATTCCTTCGAAAACATCGGGATGGCTGACTTCCACGATCCCACTGGGGAGAAGGGCGTCCAGCTCCTTTTTGTGAACGCGTCGGCTGTCTGGTGCACGGTGTGTCGCGCGGAGTACAAGTACCTCAAGGATGCAAAGATCTACGAGAAGTACAGCGGCGGAATGAAGCGCTGCGATCCCAATGGCGATGTGGACAAGGAGTGCGGCGGGAACACCTGTCATGCCAACGTCTTCGAGGAAGACGGCCAGGGTCCGACCGGCGGATGTGCGTACCTGGGCCAGCGATGCATTGCCACGGCGCCAGATTGCGGTGGTCTCAAGTGCGTGGACGGCATCCATCCAGACGATGAGACCGGTCGTCATGGAGTGTGTACAGGTATGCAGTTCGTTGGTGCCATCTTCGAGGATGGTGCCAGCCCGCCCAATCCCGCCAAGCCCGACAACTTGGTGTGGTGGGGGACGAACTACAACGTGAAGTTCCCCCTGGTGCTGGATCCCGGCTTCAAGACGGGCGCCTTCTTCACCGCGGACGCGACGCCGATGAACTTGCTGGTTGATGCGAAGACCATGCAGATCGTCGGAAAGGTTCTCGGCGGCGACACTACAGCGCTATTCGCGCAGGCCGACAAGCTCCTCGCCGGCGGCTGAGAGCCCGGTATCTTGCAGTGACGCCGCGGGCTCGTAACCGAGTCGGCGGCGTCACCGTTTTTGTGGCATGTCACAGGCCATGAAGACCCTCCCCGTCCTCGTCCTCCCCCTCGCCCTATTCGCTTCCGCCTGCGGTGGCCCAGCGGCTTCCGGCGGCGGTCCCACCACCGGTGGCACCGAACCGGAGACGGCTTCGACCGACGGCGCCGCGAGCGAGCCGAAGGGCGCGCGCCCGCCGGACTTCGAGCTCCCCACGCTCACGGGGGACACCGTTCGCTTGAGCGATCACCTGGGCAAGGACGTGGTGCTGCTCGACTTCTGGGCGACGTTCTGTGACCCGTGCCTCACCGCCATGCCGCACCTGGACGAGGTGTACAAGAAGCACAAGGACGAAGGCTTCGTCGTGCTGGGCATCTCGATCGACGGGCCCGACTCCATTGCCGAGGTGAAGACCACCGTCGCCAAGCTCGGCGTTTCCTTCCCGATCTTGCTCGACCAGGAAACGAGCGTGGTCGCGCTCTACAACCCCAAGACCAGCGCGCCCTACTCCGTGCTCATCGGCCGCGACGGCTCGATCATCACGAAGAAGGAAGGCTACACCACGGGCGACTCCGGGGCCGTCGAGCGGGACGTCGAAGCGGCGCTGGCAAAGAAGTAGCCGCGCCCTCTACATTTTCATGTCGCCGCGCCGCGGAACCTCGCGGCCCGCGGCACGGCGCCGTAGCGTCAGTCCGAGCAGCGCGAGCACGCCGGCACTCCACGGAAACGGCGGCGACGTCGGGGCCGGCGACGGCACGCGGCAGCCGCAGCTGCCGCTGTCGTCGCCGTTGGGCGTCGCGGCGGGCACGCCGGCTCCACCATCGTTCGCTTGGCCGCCGGAGCCCGCGCCGCCAGCGCTCCCGCCGCCCGCGCCGCCCGCGCTCCCGCCGCCTGCGCCGGCTCCGCCTCCCGTCCCGGCCGTACCCGCACTCAAGGTGATTGGATAGCCGCTTCCGTTCGCGCTGCCCGCGGCGTCGACCACATAGACGTAGGCCGTCTGCCCCTCGCTCAGCGCGCCTTGATTGAGCGTGACGGTGATGGACGAGGGCGTCCAGGCCGTCGGGGGTTGGATCTCGCAATCCGTGCGCGATTCCCACGTGGCTCCATCACACAGCTCCACGCGCGCCCAGGTGTCGTCCATGTAGATGTCGTCCCAGGTGGTGTCGACCTGGTGCCCGGCGCCTTCGTTCACCAGCAAGTATCCGAAGTGAGGCGTCGAGAGGGTCACGCCGTCGCTGCCCATCGTCGTTCCGGACTTGGTGACGGAAACCACGCTCTCGCCGGGGTGGTAGGCGGAGAATCTCGCCATGCCGTCGCTCGCGCTGGCGCTGGTGGAGTCTTTCCACTCGACCTCGAAGCGCAGCCACTCTCCGGCTCGCGCCCAGTCGTTCCATGAGCTCGGCCACGCGCCGCCGGTGTACTGGAACTCGAAGTAGTTGCCGTTGTTGCCGACGTCTCCGCCTTCGGTCCACCACGATTGCAGCGCCAGCACCGGCCAGTCGGCGTGCTCCGGGCCGGACAGCACGTGGATGAGCTTGGCCTGCCAGTCCCCGGACGTGCTCAACTTGGGAAACTCGATGTACAGGTAGCCCGTCAGGTACTTCCGTCCGGCGTTGGGCCACGCCTTCAAGTGATAGAAGTTCCCGTTCGGCGTGGTCGACGGCCACGTGTAGGTCATCTTGTCGGTCACGCTCCGCTTCGAGAACGGGTGGCGGAGGTGCTCGTCGCTGAACTTGATGTCGCCGTTGCCGTGGTTTTCCCAATAGCCGGTGGTCGAGACGTCGTTGCCGAGCGCCCCGTCCTCGAAGTCGTCCCACTTCAACGGTTCGGCGGTGGTCTTGGTGCCGAAGCCATCCCCCGTGATGGTCACGGACGAACCATGCTGCGCGGCGCCGGAAACGGTCGAGATGCTCGGAGCCGCCAGCGAGCTGCTCGCCAACGTGCACGCCGCCGCCACGACGCGCGGGACTGGACGCAAACGGAAGGGCATGCCCCACGCTTAGCAACCGCCGTGCCCGACGTCCGTTCGGTCCTTGGCCGGCTGCAACTCGAAGGACTGAAAGCCCGGGGACTCCCGGTGTCCGATCGAGTGGATCGCCCACCCGATCACCGCGATCGGGTGCGAGCGCGTCCCCGCAATCGCGCTTCTCTCGGCCCTTCGACGCCGCTCTCGATCGAACCGATCGGGGTCACATCGAAGAATCCACGAAGATGCGGCCGGCACATGGATTGCTTTTCCGCTGCCCCATGCGAACGAGCATCGTGGTGTGTTGTGTGTTTCTCGCTACCGCATGCGGTAGCTCATCGGACGACAACAATCCCGCCGGCGGCGGCGGGACGAGCGCCGGTGGATCATCGGGGGCCAGCACCGGTGGCACGTCGGGAGCCGCCACGGGCGGCAATGCCGGCACGGCTGGGACGTCGGGAGCCGGCAGCGGCGGCGCGTCGGGAGCCGGCAGCGGCGGCGCGGCGGGAGCGGCCGGCAACTCCGCGTTCTTGAGCTGGGACGCCGCCCCGGCCGACGCGAGTCACGGCGCTCCCACCGGCTATCGCATCTACCACGCAGACTCTCCGAGTGGTGCGTACAGCGTGCTCGCCGAAGTGGGCAACGTCACGAGCTTTACCGCCAAGGATCTCTCCTCCGGCACGCATTGCTTCAGCGTCAAGGCATTCAACCCCGCCGGCGAAAGCGCCACGGCCGGCTGCGGCAACGGCGATTGCTGCAAGACCATTCCCTGAATCGGAGCGACAGATGAAACGAACACCCCTCGCATTCCTGCCGCTCGCCCTGGTCGGGCTGCTCACGACCCCGGCGTCGGCCAAGCCCACCATCACCTCTGCCAACGGCACGTTCAGCGACGGATCCACGGTCGTCGTGGGCGGCTCGGAGTTCGGCAGCAACGCCTTGAAGTTCGAATGGACCGGCGACCTGATCGAGTCGACGGCCAGCGGCCAGGTGCCCCAGAAGGCAGGCTGGACGTTCTCCAGCTCTTGGGCGGACAACGTCGCGGCGACCGATCAAGCTCACAGCGGCAAGAAGAGCGTGAAGAACGAGCTGGACGACAGCAGCAAGTACGCGGCGCCCATTCGCTTCGACTCCGGTGCGGACATTCCGGAGCACACCTGGATCTTCGTGAGCTGGTGGGTCCGCCGAACGCATGCCGGCAACGGCCAGTGGAAGATGTTTCGCATCAACTGGCAGAGCGACATCCAGGACGACTACCCGCAGATCGTGATGTTCAACTGGTACAACAGCAATCAGCACTTCATCCGCCCGGGACCGGGAACGGAGGGCAACGCCACCGCGGACTGGAGCCCGCCGTTTCCGAGCAAGGACGACCGCTGGTACCGCATGGACTACACGGTGCACACCTCCGCCTTGGCGACGTCCGACGGCTCCTACACGACGACGCTGTTCGACCCAGACGGAGGCAGCAAGCTCCAGGAGAAGGCGGTTGACAGCGCCATGTCCTACTTCTCGGGCAGTCGGCGCTACCGCTGGTTCTTGTGGCAGAACTACATCGGCAACGGGGAGACGTCGCAAACCACCTGGACCGACGACCTCTTCGTTCAGGTGGGGACGCGGGCTCGCGTGGAGATTGGCGATGCGAGCAAGTGGTCCGCCTGTACGTCGCGCGAGATCCAGATCCCGAGCGCCTGGAGTGGCTCGACCATCACCATCTCCGTCAATCAAGGCGCGTTCGGTTCCTCGGACACGGCGTATCTCTATGTCGTGGCCGACGACGGCAGCGTGAACGAGGACGGTTTTCCCATCACCTTCGGCGGCGGGACGCCGATTCAGCCTCCCAACGCGCCGAGCAATCTGATCGTGAACTGACCGCTACGCCTTCTTCTGGCGGGCGCGGATGACCTCGAAGTAGCGTCGGGCGATGCCCGACGCAGCGGCCGCCTTGCCGACGTGGCCGTCGTGCTTGTCGAGGACGTGAGCTACGTAGCGACGCTCGAGCTCGGCGACCACGCGGCGCCGGGCTTCCGGCAATGGCAGCCCGAGGACGGCCGCGATCGGATCGCGACCGTCCGCAATGCCGTCGCCCGCCGCCGCCGCGCTGAAATCTTCGCCGTCGCCCAGGGCAACGTGCCGAGCGATCAGGTTCGACAGCTCGCGCACGTTCCCAGGCCAGTGGTAACCCTCGTGGCGCACCAAGAGCCGCTCCGGAAAGGGGGCGTCGGGTCTGTCGTGCTGCCGCCAGAAGTGTCGGGCCAAGAGCTCGACGTCGCCGCGCCGGCGGCGCAGCGGGGGCAGCTCGATGCGGCCGACGGCGAGGCGAAAGAACAGGTCCTCGCGAAACTCGCCGTCTTGTACCGCGCGGTCCAGGTCCCGACGCGTGGCGGCGATGATGCGGGTGTTCACCTTGCGCCAAGTGCTACCGCCGACCCGCTGCACCTCGGAGCGCTCGACGGCGCGCAAGAGCTTCGACTGCAGTGGAAGCTCGAGGTCGCCGATCTCGTCGATCAGCAGGGTGCCGCCGTCGGCCAGCTCGAACACGCCGGCGCGCGCGTTGGTCGCGCCCGTGAACGCTCCTCGCTCGTGACCGAACAGCGCCGAGTCCATCAAGCTGGCCGGAACCGCCGTGCAGTCGAACACGACGAAGGGCGCTGCCGCCCGCGGCCCGAGCTCGTGCAGCGCTTCGGCCAAGAGCTCCTTGCCGGTGCCGGTTTCGCCCTCGATCACGACCGGGATGGCAGACGCCGCGAGCTTCTCGCACAAGGGGTACAGCCGCCGCATCTCCGGGCTGGCGCCCACGACGCGGCCGAAGGCGGTGGCGTCGGAGTCGGGGTCCGCCGGGGTGACCGCGGCGCTCACCCGATCCACGCGCAGGGTGGTGGCGCCCAAGCGCAGGTACTCTCCGCCGGCCAACACGGCATCTTGGATCACGATCCCGCCCGCCACGGTTCCGTTGGTGGAGCCGAGGTCTCTCACCGAGAGGCCGGCCGCGGACAGCTCGAGTGCGGCATGACGCCGGGAGATCTGCGGGTCCGTCAGCCGAACGGCGCAGCTCGGGCTCGTGCCGCACAGCACGTGAGCGCCGTCCTCGCCGAGCGTCCAGGTCTTGCCCGCGTCGGGGCCATCCACGACGGAGATCTCGAAGGCCGTCGTCAAGGGCTCGACCGCAACGCGAGGGCGGACGCGCGTTCCCTCGTCTTCGTCAGGCACCCGACTCATCTCCGTGAGGGTAGAGCGTACTGCATCCGGATGGAACCAGTGCCTCGGTCAGAACACGATCGCCGTAGTCGGCGCTCGCGCGTGGCGCTCGTCGCCGCCCGAGTCGAGGGCGAGGAACGTGGCGACGCCCAACGCGATGATGCCGGTGCCGAGCAAGACGTCTGCGACGCGGATCTTGGTGCGTGCGCGATCCACGTCCGACTCCTGGCAGCCCGGCGCGCAGCTGTCCCGCAAGTGGGAAACGTCGCTCTTGCCGTCGAAGAAGAAATAGCCGCCGGCCCCGATGGCCACGACGCCCACCCCGCCGACGACGGCGGCCATCACGGGAAAGTTGGACCGCGCCGGCTCCGGAGGTGTAGAGGCAAGACGCTTCGTGAGCGGCTTCATCTCCACGCGCAGGAGGCGCCCTTGCTCGCTCTCTCGCACCATGAAGCTCCGCTTGCTGGCTGCGAAGCCGGGCGCTTCGAAGCGGAACGTGTGCATGCCCGGATCGAGCGGCACGCTGCGGCCGTCGAGGCGCGAGAGGAGCGGCGTGCCGTCGAGCGTGACCCGGACGTTGGCCAAGTCTCGGCCGTTCGCGTCTCGCACCGCGAGGACCACCGTGGGGATCCTCGACTCGATGTCAGCGAGCCACGGAACGCACTGCTGCTTCACGATGTCCGGGCAGGTTTGCGCCGCGCAGTGAACGAACTGCTCTTTCGCCTCCAACAGCTTTCCGTCGCGGCGCGCTTTCTGTCCGCTGGTGTGCGCCGTCAGGCAGGCCTCCACGTTCGCGTCATCGGCGCGCGCCGGAGGGCACGCCAAGCACAGGAATGCTGCGGCGAGCAGCGCGATACGAAAGCGGCGCACCATGCCGATGGATAGCATGCACTCGCGTGCTCCCGTTTTGAAGATCGCCGGCGGGACCGCGTGATAGTCGGGCAACCGGGCTACAGGCACTCGCGCTTGATGTGTTGAATCCCGTCCGAATCGACGTAGTAGGGCGGGTTGCAGTTCGTCCGCTTCTTGACCGTGGGCGCCGGAGGGCGATTCCGGGGCGTTGCTCGGGGCTTGGTGGGCGCGGCGCTGGCGGACGCCGGGGCGGACGCGGAGGCGGCCGCCGCGGTGGACGCGCTCGGCGCGGGTTTCTCCTCGGGGAGTGCGACCGGCGGCGCCGCAGGCGCGCCGGTGGCGCCTTCAGAGGCGGAGGGAGCCGTTCCCCGGCGTGTCGTGCTCAGGGTGAGCCCCGTGGCGATGACGATGATGGCGAGCACGGCCGCCAACGCCACGAGCCGGCCTCGCCGCCGCACCGGCTCCGCGTCCTCGTGCCGTACCTCGCCCACGGCCGTGGTGACCGTCGCATCGTCGTGCCCGACGGTTCGCGGCTTGGCCTCGGGAAGCGCGGGCGCCGATGCGGGGACGGTCTCCGGCGCTTCGAGTGGGGCCGACTCGATCTCGACGAAGCGCCGCTCCCGTCGGCTCAGCTCTTCGCCGGCGACGGCGGCCACCCAGCGGCGAACCTCGGAGGTGCTGGCCAGCGCTGCACAGGACTCGATGCGCCCGGCCATCTCGCTGGCCAGAGCGAAGCGCTGCCGCGGATCACGCATCAGCGCGCGCGCGACGAGCTCGTCGAGCTCCCGCGGCACGTCGGCCAGCGTGCTCGGCGCGGGGACCTTGCTGCCCAGCGCCAGGGCCAGCGTCTGAGCGTCGGTTTCGCCGCTGAACAGCCGCCGGCCGGTCAGAAGCTCCCAGGTGAGGACGCCCACGGCGTAGATGTCGGACTGGCGCGTGATGGCCGCCCCGGACATCTGCTCCGGAGCCATGTAGGCGAGCTTGCCTTTTACCTGGCCGCTCGGGGTCGTGCGCATGCGTCCGCGGGCCTTGGCGATCCCGAAATCGATCAGCCGGCCCAGACCGTCCGCGCCCACCAGCAGGTTCTGCGGCGACACGTCCCGGTGAACGATGCCGAGGGGCGTGCCCGCCTCGCTCTTCGCCGAGTGAGCCGCTTCCAGGCCGCTCAGCACGTCGAGGACGAGGCGCAGACTGACGCCCAAGGACGGCTTGGGAGCGTTCGACGCTCGCGCGCGTCGAAGCAGCCGGGAGAGGGATTCCCCGTGGACGTACTCCATGACGATCAGGAGCTCGTCCCCAGCGCGAACGACGTCGAGGGTCTGCACCACGTTGGGATGCAAGATGCGGGCGCTGAGTCGAGCTTCGTCCAGGAACATGGCCAGGAAGTCCGGGTCCTTGGCGAACTGGGGGAACATGCGCTTGATGGC
This portion of the Polyangiaceae bacterium genome encodes:
- a CDS encoding TlpA family protein disulfide reductase; translation: MKTLPVLVLPLALFASACGGPAASGGGPTTGGTEPETASTDGAASEPKGARPPDFELPTLTGDTVRLSDHLGKDVVLLDFWATFCDPCLTAMPHLDEVYKKHKDEGFVVLGISIDGPDSIAEVKTTVAKLGVSFPILLDQETSVVALYNPKTSAPYSVLIGRDGSIITKKEGYTTGDSGAVERDVEAALAKK
- a CDS encoding fibronectin type III domain-containing protein codes for the protein MRTSIVVCCVFLATACGSSSDDNNPAGGGGTSAGGSSGASTGGTSGAATGGNAGTAGTSGAGSGGASGAGSGGAAGAAGNSAFLSWDAAPADASHGAPTGYRIYHADSPSGAYSVLAEVGNVTSFTAKDLSSGTHCFSVKAFNPAGESATAGCGNGDCCKTIP
- a CDS encoding sigma-54-dependent Fis family transcriptional regulator gives rise to the protein MSRVPDEDEGTRVRPRVAVEPLTTAFEISVVDGPDAGKTWTLGEDGAHVLCGTSPSCAVRLTDPQISRRHAALELSAAGLSVRDLGSTNGTVAGGIVIQDAVLAGGEYLRLGATTLRVDRVSAAVTPADPDSDATAFGRVVGASPEMRRLYPLCEKLAASAIPVVIEGETGTGKELLAEALHELGPRAAAPFVVFDCTAVPASLMDSALFGHERGAFTGATNARAGVFELADGGTLLIDEIGDLELPLQSKLLRAVERSEVQRVGGSTWRKVNTRIIAATRRDLDRAVQDGEFREDLFFRLAVGRIELPPLRRRRGDVELLARHFWRQHDRPDAPFPERLLVRHEGYHWPGNVRELSNLIARHVALGDGEDFSAAAAGDGIADGRDPIAAVLGLPLPEARRRVVAELERRYVAHVLDKHDGHVGKAAAASGIARRYFEVIRARQKKA
- a CDS encoding carboxypeptidase regulatory-like domain-containing protein yields the protein MLSIGMVRRFRIALLAAAFLCLACPPARADDANVEACLTAHTSGQKARRDGKLLEAKEQFVHCAAQTCPDIVKQQCVPWLADIESRIPTVVLAVRDANGRDLANVRVTLDGTPLLSRLDGRSVPLDPGMHTFRFEAPGFAASKRSFMVRESEQGRLLRVEMKPLTKRLASTPPEPARSNFPVMAAVVGGVGVVAIGAGGYFFFDGKSDVSHLRDSCAPGCQESDVDRARTKIRVADVLLGTGIIALGVATFLALDSGGDERHARAPTTAIVF
- a CDS encoding serine/threonine protein kinase, which gives rise to MPAPEFPRRVGRYAIFDEIAAGGMATVHFGRLIGGEGFTRRVAIKRMFPQFAKDPDFLAMFLDEARLSARILHPNVVQTLDVVRAGDELLIVMEYVHGESLSRLLRRARASNAPKPSLGVSLRLVLDVLSGLEAAHSAKSEAGTPLGIVHRDVSPQNLLVGADGLGRLIDFGIAKARGRMRTTPSGQVKGKLAYMAPEQMSGAAITRQSDIYAVGVLTWELLTGRRLFSGETDAQTLALALGSKVPAPSTLADVPRELDELVARALMRDPRQRFALASEMAGRIESCAALASTSEVRRWVAAVAGEELSRRERRFVEIESAPLEAPETVPASAPALPEAKPRTVGHDDATVTTAVGEVRHEDAEPVRRRGRLVALAAVLAIIVIATGLTLSTTRRGTAPSASEGATGAPAAPPVALPEEKPAPSASTAAAASASAPASASAAPTKPRATPRNRPPAPTVKKRTNCNPPYYVDSDGIQHIKRECL